The Gadus macrocephalus chromosome 12, ASM3116895v1 genome segment CCCATTCCAGCTCAGTGTAGCTACGCCAAGAACACCCTGACCACATTCAACAACAGGAGGTACAAGAACGAGATGCCACTGTCTTGCAACCAGGTTCTGGCCCAGGATTGCTCCAAGGAGCTCAAATTCATGGTTCTGCTGAAGAAAGACAACATTGAGCAGAACTGGATCAATGTGAAGCTCGCTGACATGTGAgtacttgtgtgtctgtgaagaaaaaaatatttggtaGCCATGTGCATATGCCTAACCAAACGCCTCTTATCTTTTCTTTTAGCGATATCGACCTGTACCCCGAGAACGACAACATGATTGTGAAGGTTAACGGCATGCAGATCCCCATCAGCAACCTGCCCTACCAGCACTCCACAGGTATCTTAAAAAAACATCTAACATCCAATCTTCAACATCCTGTCATGGCACTCCGACTTCAACTCAAAATTTAAATGCTTTTCCACTTCCAAGGTACAATCCAGATCAAGTCTAACGGTGAGGGCATCTCTGTATATGCGGCCAGCCACGGTCTTCATGAGGTCTACTGCGACAGGAGCTCCTGGAAGGTAAAACTGTTAAAAACCTTTGAACAAGGACATTTAATGAAACCTAAATTCAAACTCTTATATTTATTATGTTGACCTTTGGATGTTTAGGTGTATTTCCGGACTATTTTTGGATATTATCCCAACTATTTTAGCAGGTGCCTAGACGGACTGACATGGATAGAAACGTAAGAGTTACCAGGTATTCTGACACAATGCCATCTGGACTCACAGGTCAAGTTAGCCGACTGGATGAAGGGACAGACATGCGGAATCTGTGGAAAGGCAGACGGAGAGGTCAGACAGGAGTTCCGCACCCCCAACGGACAGCTGGCCAAGGACGCCGTCAGCTACGCCCATTCCTGGGTGATCCCTGCTGAGAACTGCCAAGATGCCTCCGGTAAAACCCGCTTTGCCTTGACTCCACCTCTGCCTCGGCTGTGTTTCCTCATAGTCTGAATCTGAAAGacaccaatcacagcagaacaGTATAAAAAGTTGATTTAGGGTTCAGTGTGTACAATGTGGTAGTATCTCGCATTAGGTTGCAGAGAATATTTTAGAATACAAATATGATAAGAATCCCTAGAAATACAATAGGTATCCAAAGACACTACCGTGAATACCTAACgacaaaataatgtacagaaagAAATCAATACGCACCAATGCATATGAGTAGTAGAAAGGTCGGGATGGGAAACTTGACCTCTTCATGATTCAGCATAACACTTCCCTCATCTACCCCGCTACAGAGTGCCGTATGAGACAGGAGTCAGTGAAGCTGGAGAAACAGATCATGGTCCACGGACAGGAGTCCAACTGCCACTCTGTTGAGACGGTGCTGCGTTGCCTCCCTGGCTGCATCCCAGTCAAGACCACCCCGGTCACCGTTGGCTTCCACTGCCTGCCTATTAGTAAGCACCCTCAATGCCACCTTGTCACCTTTCCTTATTCCTCAAAACTATCCACTTATCAACTTCAACTGATTCCTTCACACAACAGATTTTATGCAACCGGACAAATAGTCTAGTTGTAGTGGTGTGTAGTATGTTTGACCCCCTAAAGCCAAAAGGGTTCTGGGTTGAATCCTTAATGCCTAGTCTttctgtaggcatccttgagcaagatgactTAACACCCTACACCTAAATGTATCTAAAGGGGAGTCACTACTAGCACAGCtttatagtaataataacacacacacacacacacaccatgctgaGCGACCCTCAACATCATTGATGTTTTCTCCTCCTTTAGGCGCTGAGCAGGAACGCTCTGGAGATCTGAGCAGCGTCCTAGAGCAGAGTGTGGACCTGAGGGAGAGCGTGATGGCTCACTTGGCCTGCAACTGCGCCAACCTCTGTGCTTAAGCTGGCCACGCCCCGCTCACCAGAGCACCCCTCCCCTTTAAGTATTTATCAATTAACTTCTGTATCCTTAAGGCGATCAAATACAACAAATATTTTTGGGGATTTTCTTGGCAGTTTGATTGGTGTCAGGGTTCTAACAATACAATGTAATGTCAAAGAGCAATGATAAAAACGGTTCCACAAATATCACTTTTGTCCTGTATTATTttaacagaaaataaatatttgggaTTTAAATTATTTGAACTAATTTCTTATTGCTTAACACTCATTTTTTGAGACTAATATAGTTGCCTCTTTTCTGACTTATTCctttcataaaacacattcgTCAAAGTTGTAAAATCACTAGTTAACATTTATTGAGAACAGCTCTACCTTTCTTTATCCTCCTTAAAGAGTGTATTCAATTTGAAAACAAAATGTACGGACAAGAACACAAATTGTCCATTTGTTACCTGGACAAAGAACACGGTGAACAAAGATAATGCATGGGTAGCTTTCAACATGCTTCACTAACATTGTTGGTGCTTTAACATTCTTGACTCTCTGGGCCTCAACAAAGGCACCTGCCCATGACGTCCACTTATAGCATAGGTGTTCCATCAGGCCCGATGCAATAGAAAATACAATTAGCTCCTCAATATTTGATACTAAggtgttatattatattaaatgaTTCGATTTAAACAACAGCATCTCAATCCATCCCAAATATATTTAGACAATTATTCATATGACACAAAATCACAAGAGACATTTAGCTGATGAACCCCAAATTATGACAACACCTCCATgtaaacaatgaacaatgaCTCAATTGGAGTTGCGTGCAATGGTGGTGTAGCGCTCACACACTGccaaagtaaaagtaaaaaacattgacattgccataaaaaaaatatagaaaatacaAATGAAACACAACAGACTTAAAAATACTTTGGAatcacattgaaaataagttaatTAGTAAGTATTGATCGAGGCTGAACCCATGTCCAAAACACCAGGGCGCTGTGCTTAACCATTTCCTTTGGCTCCTTCATCTGTGGTCAATCATGTTAGTTCGTATTTTTAGATCTACTTCACAGATGTATCTCTGTGATTTAGACTCAGAGCTCCTGTTGCGTCGTGTctgtgattgattgattgattgattgattgattgattgattgattgattgattgattgtaaATGATTGATTGAGCAACTGCTTCATTACTTTCGACCAACTGCGTGACGAGTTGTCTTCAAGCGCTGGCCTTCCCTATCTGGGTGTGCGAGTACAATGCCACACGGTTCTTCATCATTATAAGCTGCTGTTACGTGGGAAACTAATGCACAATCATTGAGTCCTCTGTCTCTGCATCCCAAGCCGGTTTCTTGTGATTAACTCATTTATTCGTAAGCCTTATTTCAGCTGGTCAACTGTGTGCGCACGGTGGCCGTTCCCCCGCTAGAACCAATCGGCAGTTCTCCTATGCAGCCGttgattgtgattggttgggTCGGGCTGTGGCTGAAagagaggttttttttttttacacacagtCACTTTATTGCAGAGTCTCACTGTCAATAGTGTTTAACCTGAACCCGTTTATACCTTGTATTTTATGTTAATAGACTACattccttttttctttattttcaccACTACTGTATGTATATTACCATTGCCCTGCTTTATACAAATGGTATTGTAAGAATATTATACTGCACATTTGATGATAAAACACTTTGACTTTGACAGCTCATTTAGTCCTAAAACGTACATAGTTTTTGGTCTTCTAGGCAGATAGCTGTGCCTTTATCGGTACCTGCTTTccggggagggaggaagactgCGGTAAGGGTCTGCTGTGGACTGGGTCTGGAGAGCTTGGCATCTAGGTGAGGAAGAGGTCTCAGGGGACGGGGATCCAGGCAAGCATTCTGGGGAGAAGACTGACGCAGCCTCCTGCTCGCCTGCATGGTGGAATCATTCATAATCAatcattaaaggtgacatattataccaccatgtgtgagtgtgattagccattacaagccgttttgaaaatctgcctcttctgataAAACAAGTGGGCGtgcccacctagatgtgtgctggatagatcagtctaccagcctgcccagtggactgtagcaaacgttgctcatctattcaTCAtaaatctaggtggacacgctcacttgtgatgtcagaagaggccgattttcaaaacggcttgtaattgCTAATCACAcaactggtggtataatatgtcacctttattcatcatcatcaataaAAGATCATTCGTATTACTTTATTGCCTTGGTAGTTTCTGAAAATCGTCAAAGAAACAGCGTTAGTGTTTAACAAGATACGGGTTAGGATAAGACTCACATATTGATAAGGGCACTTTTACCTTCAGTCATCTGGGGTTGGTTCTGGTCGGTGAAGGGAGTCCAGTGTAGGAACTGGTGCTTGAGCCACGTGGCGCGGTCCTCCTCGAACATCATTCGCTGCCAATACCAAAACAAATATATGATAAAGGATTTGTACAAATATGATACAGACACAACAATTCAGGTTTGTACGATAAGTATATGGAGAAATTGTGGCactatgaataaaacatgcgTGACTGAGTTTGTATCTAGCAACAATGCTGAATTAGGgatgctcgattatgggaaaaatcataatcatgattattttggtcaatattgaaatcacgattattcaaacaattatttttgagtttgaaaacatgttgtatttctTCAGCATGACTCTCCCAAAAAAagctttgtaactgagaactttgaaatttcgccttaagaAAATactcaaaaagaaaatgttccaatctaaaataatatacagatatgtatccagctgttctgccctttctataaaacattaaataatttaaaaagaaaaaacttgattatgttaattttgtgaccGTTTGACGCTAaatcaaaatttgattaatcgcccagccctatgcTGAATCAAAGACATGTTGATTCATGGAAGTATGCCTAAAGCAGCATGACATTCCCACTTTGTAAGCATCTCTTCTTTTAACAACGACAACAATTACCCACAACCGTTCCCGCCAAAAGTACAGTGAGGTTAtttgttctttgtgtttttcGCTCCCACCTCGTGGCTCAACCGTATGGCCGCCTCGGTGAaggtcttcctctccttctcaaaGTGGGTCCTCTGTTCCTCCAGAGCCCTCCAGTCTTCCCCaagcctccccctctcccccggcctccctccctcctcctcacgcgGGGAAGTCAGCCGCTGCTGTTgggcagagggacagagggaactGTGAGTGATCACTGATGGACGCAAGGAGCAACTGTAGCCCACTGATATCGGCGCAAGTTACACTTCAAGTTTGGAGAGTCATTCGTAGTGATGCCGTCAGTtgctgtttttttaattaaagaaAATGACGTAGGAACTGGAACTTGAGTGTATATAAAGGGGACTTTAAAATCTGCCCaggttatataaaaaaaaataggtcaACCTAGGTTGTAGAGACAACTCAGGCTACTTAAGCTCGCTAGTTAGGGAACTTAGAAAGTGCAGAGGTTTAATACTAGATTCTACCGTTTTAATAATGATGCAATTATAGGTATTTAAAGTatagtagttttttttttttgcaagagAATGATgagccacaaaaacacacacaaatgttttgTAACTAATCCGTAGCGAACTAGCAGTCAATGACAATGATCAGACCTGCAGTAGCTGCTGCTGGCTGTGAATGAAGTCTTTGCACTGCTGGATCTCCAGCTTCAGCCGCTCCATCTCCTGCCCGTGGGTCTCCAGAGGGACGGCATCAGGCTCGGCGCCCTCCCCAGCCTGCACCAAAGACGCTGCGCCACAACACAAGACCACAGCAACCCTCGAGTTTCAATCACTCTGGTTTTGGGTCGGTCGAACCCATTCAACTGTATTTTTtaattcaaatatattttttgggttcaatattgtaaaatatatatttttctttgccATCTGAATATTATCTAACAATATAATCATTAAAGTcaataaaaagtaataaaaacaTTAGATCTATTTGCTTATCTTTAGCTGTTCAAAGAAGCACTTAAATCATGAACATGACACCGTGGAAAGTGCTCTATACACACATCATGGGTAAAAGCATTCTTATATTAGGtacattgtatatatatatatatgtttatatatatatatatatatatatatatacatatatatatatatatatataatgttgcAACCAGTAGCTATATGGACGTCAGTGTTATGATTTACTATTAATCCATTAGGTTTCAAAAAGCGAAGATTCAAGTTGCCTTTGCAGTAAGGTACAACTTCCCCGGTGACATGGCGACCACGAGGTCCACTACCTTGGCTGTCCAGTCTCTCCATGTGGCTCTTGAGTTTCCTCCACTTCAGGCGAATACTGTTGGTCAGCTTCTCCCTGGCGTCCACGCAAGACCCCTCAAACTCGTCTTTACTGGACTCAAACACCTCTTCCGAGTCCTCCGAATCTCCCTGTACAGTGTAGAAGGTATCATGACATCGTGTGTAATGACACCGGTGTATTTCATCGCCTCTACGAACACACTAGCAGCGAGTAGCTTGACAGGGAGTCCGTCATAAAGAATCCGAAAATCTCATCTAGCAACCAATCAGACCGATCTTCTTCCGTTTCATGACATAAGCACTAACAAAAATGTGCATTTTTCGCAACTTTTGCCATCttcttttgataaaaaatgtCAGTGTGACGCGTTAACATTTTAACATGAGCCTGGTGAACCAAAGGCCTCAATACTTCTCCCCGAACCTGTGTTTGCGGGTCGCCAGGCGTCTCTTCTCGCCTGGCGGGCTTGGAGCCACGCAGCAGGGAGACCATGTCCCTCTTCATCTGCTGCAGGACCTTCCGCTGCTCCGAGTTCTCCAGCACCAGCTCCCTCTGACGGGCGTCGTAGTCGCTCAGCAGGGTGCGGTACACCTCCCCTTCGTGCCTTTGGGGGGGGGAGTCGTTCACACATAGAATAGGATACATCTTTAATGTCCACCAAGGTGGacctttttttttggctcacCAGGCATAAAAGACATGATCAACATGCAGACATTTGATCTCAGACATATAATGAAAATTCAGGATAAAATTAGAAGAATACATatagacataaaaaaaaaatttaaggTAAAAGTTTGATGTTGTCACTTGGTTTGGTTGAGGATACTgattcacacatacacgcggTCGAATTTCAGAAGCAGCGGGACGTTAGCAGTTAGCTTCATAGGAGAACACAGTACTGGTTGTGTCTCGACCGTTGATGAAAGTATTTGGGGTTTTACTGGTCCGTTGAGGACTATAATACAAGGCAATTGCTAATGGTCAGTTAATAAAGAAAGCTGGTTCTTCTGTTGTGAATTTTGACATCTGCACTTTAATAAAGTTCTGCCCCATAATAGTATGCATCCCGATTCTATTATCATGGTGACAATAATTAtgtaataatatcatattattgtATGATAATGATGCTCCTCGAATCTAATTCCCCTTATCAGTAATGTAGCCCCTTCAGCTCATTGAGTTCTAGGCGTTCCAGGTGGGAGTTCTACAGAACATACCTGGCCTCTGTCCTCCCAGTTTTCCACATGCTTCGTTTCCCGTCAGCGCGTTCAACGTAATTTAACACTTCCATTGCTGCCAGTAAAAAATACaagaacaaaaatataaatttcAGAATATAAAGAAATAAACCATGATTGCATTGTATGACATCATCAGAGATTAACTGTAATATGTATAAATTATAAGCTTATATACAAAGGCAAATAAACATTTGAGACCTTGTTTCTTCTCCTTTTTGTCGACAAGGAGCTGATTCAAGCGTTCCTTCAGTTTGCCAAACTCTCGCTCCTTCCTCTTCATGTCATGATTGTACTGACTCGCCCGACTAGCAATTATGTTTTGGAGTCTTTGGACCTGtcaaaacataacacacactgGTGAAGTCAACATACTTTCCCTCAGGGAACCAGATCTGGTTTCACAATACAGACTTGCCATCAAAGTAAATATTACATCATCTGTACctcttctttttcattttttaggCAACTCTGTAAGTTCTTCACTTTAAGTTGCAGCTGACGCTCTTTCTCAAGCAGAGATGTGTTTTCTCTTTTAGAAAGTTCCAGCTGGCCCTGTAGGACAATACACAGCAGAAGTACAAGAATCACAACAAGATACAACTAAAGGATTTCAATTCAATTGGGTAACGTCGTCCGACTTTAATATTTAATCCGTTGATCAAAAGGATCAACATGTTCAACAAAGTATGGCCGGTATAGATCAGTGTGCACTTCTCATCGGTTGTGCACTTATCAAGCCTAAGTGAATGATGAAGCTTAAATCAAATGCAGGCTCAACTCTGACCAGTAAAAGCCTACATgtcccaagcacacacaccgttGTTGAACGGTTttcgtttgtgcgtgcatggctGCTGTtctaggggagaggggagggcttTCCCATCACCTTAAGGCGGGTGTTGCTGAGCTGCAGGAGCTCTGCGTTGCTGGCCGAGCGTTGCCGCTCCACCTCCATGTCGTCCAGTGCTCTCAGGCCCTGGCGGTGCAGCTGGATCAGCTCGTACAGACTGTTGAGCACCGCCACCACGTTGAGCTCCGCTGGCCCGTCGGTCGGGGTCCACACGGCGCGCAGGCCCAGAGACGACACCTCCTGGGGAACAGGGCACGAGAGACACGGGAGGCACATGTGATACGGATCCACAAGGCGTGTTCCCTTCTCTTTCAGACACATCCTTTGTGCCAGTGGGTCATTTAAGATGCATGCTTGATCCGTCTGTTTCAAGGTTTTTGCCCCAGGGGTATCTGGGAATAAGTGATACGTTGATACCTGTGGTTGTCTATGAAGGATTGTCTAGAATCCCAGGCTCAGTTGAAATGCTGTGTTATTTTTCAGACTCCTTAGAAGCACCAAAGAGGCAATAGACATCCATTCAATGTTCACCATAATACAGCCGACCCACACACAGTACATTCAGTGTGCAGTAATCATAGCATACAGGATGGCAACGTCTTCCTCTGTGCTGCTCAGCGCACACCTCAGCCACAGAACACACGTTGAGTCACACGCACCTGATTGATGTACGAGCGACATTCTAGGACGTTGTCCTCGGTGCAGAACGAGGTGAGCACGAAGGGGCTTCTGTGCCCGGATAGAGAGggagcctctgattggctgaaatggCCCAGGGGAGACATCCTATATACGACAGCGCTGCCGGCAGTGTTCTGGTGTTCTGcgcaaacaaagaaagaaagtatAAAAAGAGCTTTGTCAGAGCTCGTGGTCTCAATTCACGGGATTGGCATTCATGTAATAAAGTGTGAATGGCCTGAGCACAGTATGAGTTACAATACAACAGTTGATGTATTTTTGGCCTTGATCAACAAGCACTACAAGTCCATACTGCTGATATTTATTAACTATACGTTTCTTATTAAGGTTAATCCAGGTGAGTACcagtataataaatacaaacatttgttttactTCTTACTATAATGTAACAATAATGTCATTTGGAACTTTTTCATTACACAGGCCTTTGGAAGAGGGCAGAGTGTTTCT includes the following:
- the LOC132469399 gene encoding afadin- and alpha-actinin-binding protein-like isoform X1 gives rise to the protein MPESALEHQNTAGSAVVYRMSPLGHFSQSEAPSLSGHRSPFVLTSFCTEDNVLECRSYINQEVSSLGLRAVWTPTDGPAELNVVAVLNSLYELIQLHRQGLRALDDMEVERQRSASNAELLQLSNTRLKGQLELSKRENTSLLEKERQLQLKVKNLQSCLKNEKEEVQRLQNIIASRASQYNHDMKRKEREFGKLKERLNQLLVDKKEKKQAMEVLNYVERADGKRSMWKTGRTEARHEGEVYRTLLSDYDARQRELVLENSEQRKVLQQMKRDMVSLLRGSKPARREETPGDPQTQGDSEDSEEVFESSKDEFEGSCVDAREKLTNSIRLKWRKLKSHMERLDSQASLVQAGEGAEPDAVPLETHGQEMERLKLEIQQCKDFIHSQQQLLQQRLTSPREEEGGRPGERGRLGEDWRALEEQRTHFEKERKTFTEAAIRLSHERMMFEEDRATWLKHQFLHWTPFTDQNQPQMTEGEQEAASVFSPECLPGSPSPETSSSPRCQALQTQSTADPYRSLPPSPESSHSPTQPITINGCIGELPIGSSGGTATVRTQLTS
- the LOC132469399 gene encoding afadin- and alpha-actinin-binding protein-like isoform X2, whose translation is MPESALEHQNTAGSAVVYRMSPLGHFSQSEAPSLSGHRSPFVLTSFCTEDNVLECRSYINQEVSSLGLRAVWTPTDGPAELNVVAVLNSLYELIQLHRQGLRALDDMEVERQRSASNAELLQLSNTRLKGQLELSKRENTSLLEKERQLQLKVKNLQSCLKNEKEEVQRLQNIIASRASQYNHDMKRKEREFGKLKERLNQLLVDKKEKKQAMEVLNYVERADGKRSMWKTGRTEARHEGEVYRTLLSDYDARQRELVLENSEQRKVLQQMKRDMVSLLRGSKPARREETPGDPQTQVRGESSKDEFEGSCVDAREKLTNSIRLKWRKLKSHMERLDSQASLVQAGEGAEPDAVPLETHGQEMERLKLEIQQCKDFIHSQQQLLQQRLTSPREEEGGRPGERGRLGEDWRALEEQRTHFEKERKTFTEAAIRLSHERMMFEEDRATWLKHQFLHWTPFTDQNQPQMTEGEQEAASVFSPECLPGSPSPETSSSPRCQALQTQSTADPYRSLPPSPESSHSPTQPITINGCIGELPIGSSGGTATVRTQLTS